The uncultured Trichococcus sp. DNA segment AACGGATGTCTATTTTTGATTCGTTGCATATCAACTCAAGCGGCCTGAGTCTGGAACGCTTGAAGTTGGATGTCATATCCACGAACATAGCGAATGTCAACACGACGCGAACGGAGGAAGGCGGTCCGTATTTGAAGAAGACGGTTTCTTTCGAGGAGAGTATGAAAAGGACAATGACTCCCGGACTTAACGGTTCGACAGAAAAGAGCTTCGGTGTGCGTCCGACTGAGATAGCTTCGGATGAAACGGCAGTCATCAGGGAGTATGACCCGACACATATAGACGCAGATGAAAATGGCTACGTCACCAAACCGAATGTGAATATGGCGGACGAGATGGTGGACATGATGCTGACGATGCGCACTTACGAGGCGAATGCTACTGCGTTGGAAGCAAGTAAAGATATGCTGAAGCGAGCGTTGCAGATTTCAGCTGATTAATCAATAAATAAGCGAATGGAGAGGCACATGGCTATCAGTTTACCCATATATAATTTAGGCAGCAGTCCCATCAGCAGCAACCTTACATCTGAAATCAGCTCATTAAGTGGAAATACTGGCATTCAGAACGATAACGATACAGCTTCGTTTGATAATCTTCTTGGAAAATCCATGACGATGCTGAATGAAACGCAGAATGCCTCCGATGCGGCAACGCAAAGTCTGATCATGGGGGACAGTGAGAATCTGCATGATGTCATGATAAAGGCTACTGAAGCGCAGCTGGCCCTTGATTTGGCAGTGCAGGTCAGAAATAAAAGTCTGGAAGCTTTCAATGAAATCAAAAATATGCAATTTTAATGATAGGCAAGGGGAATAAGCAAAATGAATCAATTAAAGAGCACGATGGGGGCGGTTCGAGAAGGATGGCTTGGTCTCAGCGCCCGAAAGAAGGCAGGGCTGATTACTGCGCTCCTGTCGATATTCATTCTTGTTTCGGGGCTCTCTTATTATTCCCAACGCGTGGAATACACAACTTTATTTTCCGGATTGGAAGAGGCGGACGCAGGCTTGATCGTCAATGATCTGGAAGAAAAGAGAATCTCATACAAGCTTGAGGACAATGGAAGAACACTTCTGATCGATGACTCACAACTGGACAAATATCGGATCCAACTGGCTGTTGATGGGATGATGCCGGAGACCTCGACTGGGTTCGAAATCTTTGATGAGACGAGCATGATGGCGACGGACGAAGACCGCAACATCATGTACCAACGGGCGGTGACAGGGGAATTGGAACGTGCCATCACCTCTCTTCAATCCGTTGAGTCAGCCAAAGTGATTCTTTCCATTCCAGAAGTGAGTGTCTTTGGGACAGAACAACCGGAAGCCAGTGCATCCGTAGTGATCGCAACAAAGGGAAACCAACAACTGTCTTCTGCCACTATTCAAGGGGTAGTCTCGTTAGTGTCCGGTGCGGTTGAAAATTTGCCGTCCAACAACATCAAAATCGTCGATAAAAGTGGAAATGTCCTAGGGAATGCAGTAATGGCGGGTTCGGATGAGTACGCTCCTGAGTTGGTGAGCCGGTACAATGCCATCGTCACTAATTACGAACAACAACTGCAACAGAAACTGATGACAGCGTTGGCTCCGATCTACGGCATGGAGAATCTATCCATTGCTTTGAATGTGGATATGGATTTTGACTCTCTGGAACAAGAAATCATCAATTATGGAGAGGCAGCGATTCGAAGCCAGAATGTTGCGGCTACCGGTGGAACCGTTGATGTAAATGAAGCGGCAGGTGATACCGCAAATGATAACACGATTAACTCTGTCATCTCAGGAGAAGACGGAGGACAGTCATCCTATGAACAGACGATCAATAATGAATTGGATTCGACTACTACTGTTCGGGTGAGCGCTCCAGGGACGATAAAGCGATTAACAGCTACGGTCATTTACAATGGTACATTGAGTAACGAACAACAAGCGCAACTTGATAATATAACGAAAGCAACAATCGGATTTGACGCGGGACGAAATGATCAAGTTGAAATCGAAGGCATACCATTTATTACTGCGGAAGATGCAGCAGAAGTGATCGTCGACAATCAGACGAGCTTTGCCTATTACCTAAAAGAATATGGTTTGTATATTGCGGCGGGCATAGGCGGGCTGTTTATCCTATCTCTGATCGCCTTCTTTTTCCGCAACAGCAAGGAGAAGAAATACCGCGCGTTTGATGAGGAAATGGCTAACGCAACAAGGGCTGCTGAAGAAAGAAATGTGCCTCAACCGTCTTTTGTGAACGATCCGGAACCTGACCTGTTTGATTTCAGTCAAAATCCGAAGTTCCAAAGGGATGCAAAGGTGAAGGTTTACGCGAAAGAGAATCCGCAAATGGTTGCGGATATGATAAAAATATGGATGAAAGATAAGTAGGTGTTATTAAAGTGACTGATGTAGCTGGGATCAAGAAGGCAGCAATTTTACTTATCTCATTGGGAACAGAGACTTCTGCAGAAATTATGCGGCAACTGCCTGAAAGTTACATTCAAAAAATTAGCTATGAGATAGCAAATATTGATTATGTCAATCCAGATGAAGTAGACGAAATCGTTACAGAGTTTTTGGAAATGGCTCAAGCGAGAGAGTACGTTATAGATGGCGGGGTAGAGTATGCCCGCAACTTGTTGAACATGGCTTTGGGCGCGCAACGGGCCAAAGAAGTCATTGACATGCTGAATCAGATCCAATTACGCGAACGACCGTTTGATATAGCCAGAAAAGCTGACCCGCAGCAGTTGACGAATTTGCTCCTGCACGAGCAGCCGCAGACAGTAGCATTGATACTTTGTTACATGCAGCCTGACAAAGCGGCGATGATTCTGTCCCAATTTTCTATAGAAAAACAATCCGAAATTGCGGAAAGAATCGGTACGATTACGCGGACAACGCCTGCAGTGATAGAAAAAATCGAAAAAGTGATCGAGACGAAATTCTCGAACTTTGTGGATAACGAGACAGAATCAGTGGGAGGCGTCCATGCGCTGGTTGAAATCCTTAACTCTGTCGGACGGAGCGCGGAGAAGAACATCATCGCGATGCTTGAGGAAAAACAACCGGAACTGGCTGATGAAATCAAAGCCAATCTGTTCACGTTTGAAGATATCACTAGCCTTGAGCGCGGAGATGTCCAAAAAGTGCTGCGTGAAGTGGATAATGACCAATTGGCCTTGGCTCTCAAAGGCGTATCGGAAGACATCAAGCAATTCGTATTCCAAAACCTGTCCAGTCGTGCCGTCGAAATGTTACAGGAAGAACTGCAATTCATGGGGCCAGCCCGCTTATCCGCTGTGGAAGAAGCGCAACAGAAGGTTGTCTCAGTCATCAGAAGGTTGGATGAAGTCGGCGAGATTTACTTAAGAAGAGGGGAACAAGATGCCATCATCTCATAACATCATTAAGGCCCATCGATGGAAGGCGGATGAAACGACTTCTGACATCGACACAAAATTGTCTGTGACCCAAAAAGCGGCATTGCTGTCCGCCAACAAAAAAGGGATAAATGAAAACCGACAAGCCGATGCCGGCAGCCCATTCGCCGCGCAGACGGAGCAGATCGGACAGTTGTTGCTGGAGGCCCAGGAAGAACGTCAAAGCATCATTGCCCAAGCCGTTGAAGAGGCAGACCGCATCAAGCACAAGGCAAAAGAAGAAGGAATGCTGCAAGGGAAAGAACTGGGCATGCAGGAAGGCTTTCAGGCAGGTTATGAAAAAGGTCGGCAAGAGGGATTAGCGACAGTGTCCAAAATCCGGGTAAGCCTGCTGAATCAATTGAAAGAGGCCGACGTGCTTGTATCGACCTATTACAAAGAAAATAAAAAGGCAATCATTGAGCTGGCTGCGCAGATGGCAGAACAAATCGTGCACCATTCCATCGATAGGACGGATGAAACAATCATGCTGCTGCTCGATCCAATCCTGAAAAAAATGGAAAAAAACGAGCCATTCATTACGATCACGGTGCGTCCGGAAGATGCTGTGCTGGTCAAATCAAAAGTAACCGAACACGAAACGGATGAATTTACAGCGCGATATATCGTGTTGAGCGATGACACACTGGAAAAGAATGGCTGCATCATAGAGTGCAGCCGCTCCATCATCGATTTGCAGATAAAGAAACAACTAGCTGCGATCGTCGCAGATTTGAATGTTCTGGGAGACAATAGCCATGTTTGAAATTCCTTTTGAAACCTACCATAAACAAATCAGAAAGAAAAAATTCTATCTGAAGATGGGCAAGGTGAGTCAAGTAACCGGACTGATCATCAGAGTCGAGGGACTGGATGCCTTTGTTGGAGAAGTTTGCGAGATTCAGATCAGGTCGACCGGAAGCACAGTCCTGAGTGAAGTGGTCGGCTTTGTGGATGCGACCGTGTTGCTGATGCCACTGGATGAAATCGATGGAATCGGACCGGGCTGTTTGGTGCGTCCGACCGGAAAGACACTGCAGATTGAAGTCAGTGATGAATTGCTTGGCACTACGCTCGATGGTCTGGGAAGACCGATGGATCAAACGAAGCAACTGAACGGTGTTCCGTTCAAAGTGAACAGAAGCGCACCCGATCCATTCAGACGCAACAAAATAGAGCAGGTCATACCCACCGGAATCAAAGCGATCGACGGGCTGCTTACAATCGGTGAAGGGCAGCGGGTTGGCATTTTTGCAGGTAGTGGAGTCGGGAAAAGCACCTTGTTAGGGATGATCGCGCGCTACTGCGAAGCGGACGTCATTGTGATCGGCCTCATCGGAGAGCGTGGGCGCGAAGTGTTGGAATTCATCGAAAAAGATTTGGGTGAAGAAGGCTACCGGAAATCGGTGGTCGTCTGCGCTACTTCGGACTCTCCGCCGTTGGTCAGGCTTAAAGGTGCGTATGTTGCCACCGCGATAGCAGAATACTACCGGGATCAAGGGAAAAAAGTGATTTTGATGATGGACTCCGTGACGCGTGTCGCCATGGCACAAAGAGAAATCGGCTTGGCTACAGGGGAGCCGCCGACATCGAAAGGGTATACGCCTTCCGTGTTCACTGTGCTTCCGAAATTATTGGAGCGGAGCGGCATGTCCGAGCATGGTTCGATCACAGCCTTTTACACAGTGTTGGTTGAAGGCGATGATATGAACGAGCCCATCGCAGATGCTGTCCGAGGGATTTTGGACGGACACATCATCCTTTCGAGGAAAATTGCCGCAGAGAATCAATATCCGGCAATCGATGTCCAAAACAGTGTGAGCCGTTTGATGAAAGATATCGTTCCGGAATCCCACAGTCATGCAGCCGGGATGCTGAAAGAAAACATGGCCATTTATGCAGAAGCGAAAGACTTGATAGATGTAGGTGCCTATCGGAAAGGGAGCAGCCCTGAAATTGATCGGGCTATTTCGCTTGCACCCGTAATCAAAAACTTCTTGAGACAGCGCGTGGATGAACCGCATGCTCATGCTGAAATTGTGGCTACCTTGCAAAATTTATTCAAATGATCAGAAAATTAAGGTGATATAGGTGAAAAGACATCAATTCTCAATGGAAAAAATTCTGGAGTGGCGAATCAAGGAAGAAGAGAACGCCAGGAAATCCGTTCTCCGTGCCCAAAATCAAATGCAACAGCAGCAGCAACAACTCGCGCATCTGGTCAATGAAAACACGAAATTGAAACACGAACAAATGAAGCTTACAGAGATAAGCACCTTAAGATATAACCATCATCTCAAAGGTCTGATCGACGAAAAAATCGTCATTCAAAAAAATGCGATCGATCAAGCACAAAGTGATATGGAGCAGTTACAGGAGGTTTTGGTACAAGCACACAAAGACCGCAAAATTATGGAAAAATTAAAAGAACGCGAGAGCGTGCAAGTACTAGAACAAGTGAAAAGCGAAGAACAAAAGCAGCTTGATGAGATTGCCACCCTACAGTATAAAAAAAGCTACTTTTGAGTCGATATAGTATAGGGTGGGCATTTAAAGGAGGTGAAATAGTGATTACAGGATTATCTTCTGGACTATCTTCCGAAATTTCAGAGCAACTTCCCGGTTCGGCTCATTTATCTGCCACAAAAGAAGCCGGTTTAATTTTTGAAAGTGTTCTATCGGGCATGATCAAAGGCAAGGAAGAAGCGCCTGTCATGCAGGAAGAACCATCCGTCTCCTTGGAACCGAAGGATACGGAAGAGAGCGCTGATCAGGGAGCAGCGGAACAGGCCTATATAAATCTCTTCCCCTACAGAATCCTTCAGGATGGAAAATCTTCGGGAGTAGGCAGGAATGTTCCGACAGATGAAAAAGCGGATCAGACGGGAACGTGGCTTGGCAGCGTGGCAGAGAAACAGATGGTGATAACAGCTAAGCTTGATTACTCTGCGCCCGCAATTGCGACACCTGTACAATCTGAAGAGATTGAAGCTAAATCACATATGGAAAGTTTATCTCTTTCGGACACCGCTGCCCTCGTTACCAACTCAAGCGAATCGCAAGCAGGTGAGCGGGGCGCCACTCCAGAGCATGTTGGCGCAAGGGAATCGGGAGAAAGGGAAAGCTATCCGATAGCTGACACCTTACCGAGGCAAACGCCTGACCGGCCTTTTTCCGGATCTGAAATTTTCCCTGAACAGCAATTGGAGAATAGCTTGGAGCCGAGTACTCCCGTACTGGCGGATGATCCGTTGAAAAAAACGGTCACAATTACCCGGCAAGCAATAGCTGATGAATCGGAAAATATCGATCTGCCGGAAGCATCGGCAAAGGCATCGGATGTTGATGAGAACAAAGCACCTTTCAATCAAGTGCCAATTACCAGTGAACCAGCCACAGGGAATGTGTTTGGGCATAAGCCATCAAAAGTCATGGCTTCCCATATCGAGGACATCCAAAGGACAATCGAAATGCAGATAGAAAAAACACCCGTGTCGGGTAATACAGTCGTGAAAATCCGTCTTACTCCCGATAATATCGGTGATATCCATGTGCAGCTGATCAAAACGAAAGACAGCATCACTGCTGTCCTGCACGTCCAGGATGCCGAAACGAAGGGGCTATTGGAGGAGAAACTGACGCTGTTGATGGAGCCTTTCAAACAGAGTATTTCTGAAGGCCCGATAACACTTACAGTAGTTGCTGATCCAAGTTTGGCCTTTTCCTTTTCAGAAGGAGCTGATCCAGGCAACCGAAAAGCGGAACGGCAGGAATCCAGAAAAAGAGCAGCCAAAGAAAAGACAGACGCAAAAGAAGAAACAATGACGAAGCAGCCTTCAAGAGGGCTGAGTTTATTGGCATAAGAAGGAGGGGGAACGGGTAGTGGATATCACACCAAATTTTACGATCGGATCAACGGAACAGTTAGTGAGCAATAAAAGTCAAAGCAATTCTGATCTTTCCATGGACGATTTTTTACAGATTATGGCTGCAGCCATAAAAATGCCTGCCATGTCGGAAGAAGGGGGAAGCAGTGGCGGCTCCACAGATTACATGGCTCAAATGATCCAATTCAGTACGATGGAGCAGTTGAAGGATTTGACTGAATCATTGAATACGACCATGTTGATGACCCAACAACAACAGGCATTAGCAATGATCGGGAAAACCGTTACCGTTACAGGAGCGGAGAGCATCGTCACAGGCGTGGTGGACAAAGTGAAATTTTCAAATGGATTTGCAACGCTGATGATTGGAGGAAAGGACTACTATTTGAATGACATACAGTCGATTGGAGAGTAACCGGATGGACATCAGAGCGAATGCCGACATCAAGAGGGTTGAGCCACTCCGACAGAATAACAAAAAGCATCAGGTACCAAGAGAGTTCCAAACAATCATGCAAGAGGCTCTGAGCCAAAATGCAGATGAGAAAGAACTGAAGATCTCCAACCATGCCCAAAAACGCCTGGACCAAAGAGGCTTCCTGTTGGCGGGTGAAGATATGAGCAACCTGAGCCAAGCGATGGATGAGCTGGATGGCAAAGGTTCAAAAAACTCATTATTGTTTTATAAAGACATGGCCCTGATCGCGAGCATCGACAAGCGCACGATCATTACCGCATTGAATCAGAACGAACTGGATACAGTGATGAACATCGACAGCACCAAGTTCATCAAAGATTAAAAACGGCCGGACCGAAAAGGAAGCCGTGTGATCCTTGAATGACCGATAGGATCAAGATGTTAACCACTAGGAGGAAATCAAATGTTAAAATCACTTTACTCTGGCGTTACAGGCATGAAAAACTTACAAACAAAGATGGATGTCATCTCCAATAATATCGCCAACGTAAACACCACCGGATTCAAAAGCGGAAGGGTACGTTTCGAGGATATGATCAGCCAATCGATCGCGAGTGCCCAAGAAGGCGCAAATGCGAAGCAAGTTGGCCTCGGAGTCCGGACAAGCGCCATCGACACGATCATGAACGGCGGATCTTTGCAGGCGACGGGAAGAGAACTGGATTTTGGGATAGAGAACGGCGATAATTCCTTCTTTGTTGTGAGTGGAGATGGCGGCGTCAATAATTACTTTACCCGTGATGGCGGGTTCTATCTTGATGCCGAGAATAATTTGGTGACGAGTGCGGGGCACAGTGTGATGGGCGTAAACAATACTGAATCCGATGGAAATGAAACGCTGGAAAATTTGAGTGTGCCTGCGTATATCCAAGTCAATGCTGACGGATCGCTTACAGCATCAGACAGTATCCCGGATGGAGCAACCGACGTGTTCGGTTTGAAGAGTTATTCCGTCGACAGCAAAGGCGTCATTACAGGGAATTATGGGAATGGAGAATCCTATGTGATCGGACAAGTCGCTCTGGCAAAGTTCGCTAATGCGGCTGGATTGGAAAAATCCGGCGGCAATCTGTATGTTGAGTCAGGCAACTCGGGTGCTCCAGAACTAGGTTTCCCGGCAGATGATGGCTATGGCGTCATCCGGTCAGGCTTTTTGGAAATGTCAAATGTCGATCTCGCGAATGAATTCACTGAAATGATCATCGCCAACAGAGCCTATCAAGCCAACTCGAGAAGCATAACGACTTCTGATTCAATGTTGGAAG contains these protein-coding regions:
- the flgC gene encoding flagellar basal body rod protein FlgC; the protein is MSIFDSLHINSSGLSLERLKLDVISTNIANVNTTRTEEGGPYLKKTVSFEESMKRTMTPGLNGSTEKSFGVRPTEIASDETAVIREYDPTHIDADENGYVTKPNVNMADEMVDMMLTMRTYEANATALEASKDMLKRALQISAD
- the fliE gene encoding flagellar hook-basal body complex protein FliE — encoded protein: MAISLPIYNLGSSPISSNLTSEISSLSGNTGIQNDNDTASFDNLLGKSMTMLNETQNASDAATQSLIMGDSENLHDVMIKATEAQLALDLAVQVRNKSLEAFNEIKNMQF
- the fliF gene encoding flagellar basal-body MS-ring/collar protein FliF; its protein translation is MNQLKSTMGAVREGWLGLSARKKAGLITALLSIFILVSGLSYYSQRVEYTTLFSGLEEADAGLIVNDLEEKRISYKLEDNGRTLLIDDSQLDKYRIQLAVDGMMPETSTGFEIFDETSMMATDEDRNIMYQRAVTGELERAITSLQSVESAKVILSIPEVSVFGTEQPEASASVVIATKGNQQLSSATIQGVVSLVSGAVENLPSNNIKIVDKSGNVLGNAVMAGSDEYAPELVSRYNAIVTNYEQQLQQKLMTALAPIYGMENLSIALNVDMDFDSLEQEIINYGEAAIRSQNVAATGGTVDVNEAAGDTANDNTINSVISGEDGGQSSYEQTINNELDSTTTVRVSAPGTIKRLTATVIYNGTLSNEQQAQLDNITKATIGFDAGRNDQVEIEGIPFITAEDAAEVIVDNQTSFAYYLKEYGLYIAAGIGGLFILSLIAFFFRNSKEKKYRAFDEEMANATRAAEERNVPQPSFVNDPEPDLFDFSQNPKFQRDAKVKVYAKENPQMVADMIKIWMKDK
- the fliG gene encoding flagellar motor switch protein FliG: MTDVAGIKKAAILLISLGTETSAEIMRQLPESYIQKISYEIANIDYVNPDEVDEIVTEFLEMAQAREYVIDGGVEYARNLLNMALGAQRAKEVIDMLNQIQLRERPFDIARKADPQQLTNLLLHEQPQTVALILCYMQPDKAAMILSQFSIEKQSEIAERIGTITRTTPAVIEKIEKVIETKFSNFVDNETESVGGVHALVEILNSVGRSAEKNIIAMLEEKQPELADEIKANLFTFEDITSLERGDVQKVLREVDNDQLALALKGVSEDIKQFVFQNLSSRAVEMLQEELQFMGPARLSAVEEAQQKVVSVIRRLDEVGEIYLRRGEQDAIIS
- a CDS encoding FliH/SctL family protein, translated to MPSSHNIIKAHRWKADETTSDIDTKLSVTQKAALLSANKKGINENRQADAGSPFAAQTEQIGQLLLEAQEERQSIIAQAVEEADRIKHKAKEEGMLQGKELGMQEGFQAGYEKGRQEGLATVSKIRVSLLNQLKEADVLVSTYYKENKKAIIELAAQMAEQIVHHSIDRTDETIMLLLDPILKKMEKNEPFITITVRPEDAVLVKSKVTEHETDEFTARYIVLSDDTLEKNGCIIECSRSIIDLQIKKQLAAIVADLNVLGDNSHV
- the fliI gene encoding flagellar protein export ATPase FliI, coding for MFEIPFETYHKQIRKKKFYLKMGKVSQVTGLIIRVEGLDAFVGEVCEIQIRSTGSTVLSEVVGFVDATVLLMPLDEIDGIGPGCLVRPTGKTLQIEVSDELLGTTLDGLGRPMDQTKQLNGVPFKVNRSAPDPFRRNKIEQVIPTGIKAIDGLLTIGEGQRVGIFAGSGVGKSTLLGMIARYCEADVIVIGLIGERGREVLEFIEKDLGEEGYRKSVVVCATSDSPPLVRLKGAYVATAIAEYYRDQGKKVILMMDSVTRVAMAQREIGLATGEPPTSKGYTPSVFTVLPKLLERSGMSEHGSITAFYTVLVEGDDMNEPIADAVRGILDGHIILSRKIAAENQYPAIDVQNSVSRLMKDIVPESHSHAAGMLKENMAIYAEAKDLIDVGAYRKGSSPEIDRAISLAPVIKNFLRQRVDEPHAHAEIVATLQNLFK
- the fliJ gene encoding flagellar export protein FliJ: MKRHQFSMEKILEWRIKEEENARKSVLRAQNQMQQQQQQLAHLVNENTKLKHEQMKLTEISTLRYNHHLKGLIDEKIVIQKNAIDQAQSDMEQLQEVLVQAHKDRKIMEKLKERESVQVLEQVKSEEQKQLDEIATLQYKKSYF
- a CDS encoding flagellar hook-length control protein FliK; this translates as MITGLSSGLSSEISEQLPGSAHLSATKEAGLIFESVLSGMIKGKEEAPVMQEEPSVSLEPKDTEESADQGAAEQAYINLFPYRILQDGKSSGVGRNVPTDEKADQTGTWLGSVAEKQMVITAKLDYSAPAIATPVQSEEIEAKSHMESLSLSDTAALVTNSSESQAGERGATPEHVGARESGERESYPIADTLPRQTPDRPFSGSEIFPEQQLENSLEPSTPVLADDPLKKTVTITRQAIADESENIDLPEASAKASDVDENKAPFNQVPITSEPATGNVFGHKPSKVMASHIEDIQRTIEMQIEKTPVSGNTVVKIRLTPDNIGDIHVQLIKTKDSITAVLHVQDAETKGLLEEKLTLLMEPFKQSISEGPITLTVVADPSLAFSFSEGADPGNRKAERQESRKRAAKEKTDAKEETMTKQPSRGLSLLA
- a CDS encoding FLgD tudor-like domain-containing protein, which translates into the protein MDITPNFTIGSTEQLVSNKSQSNSDLSMDDFLQIMAAAIKMPAMSEEGGSSGGSTDYMAQMIQFSTMEQLKDLTESLNTTMLMTQQQQALAMIGKTVTVTGAESIVTGVVDKVKFSNGFATLMIGGKDYYLNDIQSIGE
- a CDS encoding flagellar biosynthesis protein; the protein is MDIRANADIKRVEPLRQNNKKHQVPREFQTIMQEALSQNADEKELKISNHAQKRLDQRGFLLAGEDMSNLSQAMDELDGKGSKNSLLFYKDMALIASIDKRTIITALNQNELDTVMNIDSTKFIKD
- a CDS encoding flagellar hook-basal body complex protein — translated: MLKSLYSGVTGMKNLQTKMDVISNNIANVNTTGFKSGRVRFEDMISQSIASAQEGANAKQVGLGVRTSAIDTIMNGGSLQATGRELDFGIENGDNSFFVVSGDGGVNNYFTRDGGFYLDAENNLVTSAGHSVMGVNNTESDGNETLENLSVPAYIQVNADGSLTASDSIPDGATDVFGLKSYSVDSKGVITGNYGNGESYVIGQVALAKFANAAGLEKSGGNLYVESGNSGAPELGFPADDGYGVIRSGFLEMSNVDLANEFTEMIIANRAYQANSRSITTSDSMLEELLSLKR